The following proteins are co-located in the Nomia melanderi isolate GNS246 chromosome 1, iyNomMela1, whole genome shotgun sequence genome:
- the CycH gene encoding cyclin H, producing the protein MFPQSSQKRYWMFSDENDLTVLREKTNAEFIERHGVNMTSEEREEHFLSSTEERTLLRFYELQLRDFCRRFSPPMPRATIATALHYFKRFYLRNSVMDYHPKEILVTCVYLACKVEEFNVSIYQFVANIKGDRDKASDIILNNELLLMQQLNYNLTVHNPFRPVEGLMIDIKTRYASLENPERLRPYIDEFLERVFLTDSVLLYAPSQVALAATLHAASRASANLDNYVTDILFSKEHLGCIIEAVRKIRSMAKCVEPPSRDVVRALEKKLEKCRNQENNPDSDIYKQRMQEMLDEEDLQDNEKYAKIIQDQAAHDEKVLGVSKVLSPSAL; encoded by the exons ATGTTCCCGCAGAGTTCTCAGAAAAGGTACTGGATGTTCTCTGATGAAAATGATTTGACAGTACTGAGGGAGAAAACAAACGCTGAGTTTATTGAAAGACATGGGGTGAATATGACG tcagAGGAAAGGGAGGAACATTTCCTATCATCTACAGAGGAGCGTACATTGTTACGCTTTTATGAGTTGCAACTGAGAGATTTCTGTCGTCGATTTAGCCCTCCAATGCCACGGGCTACAATAGCAACTGCGTTGCACTACTTTAAAAGGTTCTACCTAAGAAACAGTGTCATGGATTATCATCCGAAAGAGATATTAGTTACATGCGTTTACTTGGCTTGTAAA GTAGAAGAATTCAATGTTTCTATATATCAATTTGTTGCCAACATTAAGGGTGACAGAGATAAAGCATCTgatattatacttaataatgAGTTACTTCTTATGCaacaattgaattataatttaacagtGCATAATCCGTTCAGACCTGTAGAAGGATTAATGATTGATATTAAG ACAAGGTATGCATCATTGGAGAATCCAGAAAGGCTAAGACCATATATAGATGAGTTTTTAGAGAGAGTCTTCTTAACCGATAGCGTTTTACTTTATGCTCCAAGCCAAGTTGCATTGGCAGCCACATTACATGCAGCATCTAGGGCATCTGCAAACTTGGATAATTATGTGACTGATATTTTATTCTCTAAGGAGCATTTAGGGTGTATAATTGAAGCAGTAAGAa AAATAAGGTCTATGGCAAAATGCGTAGAACCTCCATCGAGGGATGTAGTAAGGGCTCTGGAAAAGAAATTAGAGAAATGTAGAAATCAGGAAAATAATCCTGACAGTGATAT ATATAAGCAAAGAATGCAAGAAATGTTGGATGAGGAAGACCTACAGGATAACGAGAAATATGCTAAAATAATACAGGATCAAGCAGCCCATGATGAGAAGGTCTTAGGAGTTAGCAAAGTTTTGTCTCCTTCAGCTCTTTAG